The genomic region AGGTGGTGGAGCCAGCTTTGCCAGCTTGCTGGCTGTGAAGAGTTCCTGtgtgcaagggagttctccactGTCCATTTCCAGCAACTTTAAGACTGGTTTGTGCAAAGTGGTTTTAGTAGACCACAGAATCCAGCCCAGTGGCTTCACAGGaagcagggtcaggcccttaACAAGGACAGAAATGAGGCAAAACATGACAGAGGATGTGGGCAAGAGCACATGCACAGACTCTTACCACCAAAGAACAAATCAATTGAAAATAAGAAAAGAGGCCATTAGTAACTGAATCCAGATTAAAACAATTCTCTTCCTTATTGATCACTAGTGCTAAGAAGTTCATTAATTATCGAAAAAGCACAACTGGATTTTTACACACAAAAAATGCCTTCCTACACAAACCAACCCAGAGCATCTTAATATTAACACAAAAAACGTTTTCAGCTCTCTGCCATGAAATCATAAGAATTTAGCCCTCTTGAGTGGGTGGATGAAGAAAATTACTTTGTGCAGCTTCATGTTTGGCCTGAATTCTCCCCAATTCTACATACACTGACTTTTTCCACTGTTTAGATGCATGTTTTTTATAATACGCTCACACCAATTCTGATAAGCTGAGAGTACTTGGGGAATGCTTTCTTCAGATAAGATTTATAAAACCTCtagtttaattattttatttctcttaaaagaaaataaatataaaaataaactttcAAAACAAATGATGCTTACTATAAGCGGGACTCCAAaaatgggcccaatcctttcagGTACCCCACATGAACACAGAGGTTTGCCCATGTGAAACAATGTCCAGGGTCAGAGACTATGAGATATTAATGAGACTTTCCCAAGCTATGATTTATCTCGTTACTATTGGTACTATCCATTGCAGGAAGCAATGAATCAGTTTAATGGTGTAATGGGTAAGAAACAGAATTTGTTAAAACTGGAAATTTCACCACAAAAATGGTAGGACAACCTTTTCAAATATGGGTGCCTAAATTTGGGTCCCTAAATTAATACAAGTATCACCTTTTAGACATACACAATACAACCAATAATTTGACTGACTAGATTGGAAATATGTAAATTTATCATCTTTTTGTTGCTGCTCTGATTTGTTATTAGTTCTATAACAGACAATGGTGCAAATCCAGCACAGTGttattctattgaagtcaatgcatttacaccagggtgaattTAGCTTAGTAACAATAATGAAACAgttttgcatttctatagtgccTTCCAGCCAGCAATTTAAAAGCTTTTTGCTAATTCTAATGCATTAATCCTCCCCTCTCCTGTGATgtagggaaatattattatcTCCAACTTAATTATGGGGAAAATGTTGAGCCCCATGAACTTGGCCCTTTTCCATTGGGTTCCAAATCCAGGAAGCAATGTCATTGGAGTGAGCTGCATCAGAGCAGCTCCCACAGCAAACCACCATCGCCTCCTGTGCACGACCCTTGCTGCTGCCACTGTCTACCTGGCTTCCAGGAATTAAAATTGCTGGGAAGTCAGAGAGAGGATCCTCATGCTCATTCCACTTGATATGGATGGTGCCACAATAAGAGCTaaccccaccctctccccccactcaaTTCTCTGTTTCTGCCAGATGCCATCTGAAGGCTGCTACCACCAGACTCTACCCatctcccaccacaaactgaagtgagctccttttaaaacccaggtgccctgattagcctgccttaattgattctagcagcttcttcttaattggctccaggtgtcctaattagcctgcctcccttaactggttctagcaggttcctgattactctagcacagcccctgctctagtcactcagggaacagaaaactactcatccagtgatcagtatatttgccctctaccagactcctgtaccccactggtctgggtttgttacagcccctttacactgctaaactggtttaaaggggCCTTAGTATAAGGGATAATCAGACCATAATAAATAATGTTCTACTTAAGAGACAATAAAAATATTCCCACAACAGTTTTGTATTTTCCAACCTCTTTCTTTAACCATTTGCCATCTAATCGCTGACCTGAAGGAAGAGGGAAGCGCTATGAACAAATGTCTTCCACAGACCTTATTGTGACTCCAAGGGATATTAACCATGTGGTGAGTACTCTTGTTCTTTCCCACTCAGCTGCCTTGAAAATCCCCACTGCTTGATTTGTTTCAGAAGCAGTTAGAGTTGTAGAAGAAAAATCTTGATTTTAATTATTTGCCAATCTAGTGTCTCAATTCTGACTAACTTAATTTGACTAATTTGAGTTAAAATTAGAATGTTTCAAATTAAATTGTAACTTTAGAACAACATACTGCAGAGCTAGAAAAAAAATTGGCAAAATTAAAGATGTTGATGGGTAGAATGTAAGTATTAAAGCCCTAACTGGAGCATTTATTACAGATAATTTTTAGTAGATTGTAAGTTCGAAAAAAAGGTAAGCAAACCTTGGCTTCAGTTCTCCATGTGTGTAAGATGACCATGCAATGCTGGATTTCTCCCAATACCTCTTAAAACCAGTCAGTTTTGTCCTAATGCTTTTGGTTTCTGAGAGTTTCCTATCTAAAAATATGTAACAACACTAAATGTTACCAAACATTTACATATAATTAATTTACGATTTTTTTATCATAGGGAGCGATCTTACTTCACTATGAGTAAATTCTGACACCAAACTATAGTACTGTAGTTCTACATTCTACTGTACTCCACAAGAAACATTTCCTAAAAACATACATCAACTTTACTCATTGAGTCCCAAGAACAGCCTAATCAGAGCTGTTTATTTACATGCAAGTGATAAAAAAGGGCTAATAAAAACAATGAATTTCACAAACAGTTATGTGTCATTACTTGACAgctttttttaatgcaaaaactAAGCATCTCAAAACACATGAATCAATTTCAGTTAACAATGAATTAGGAATTGGAGAGATGGATGCTACTTTATCAGTGCtgaaccattattattattatttttatatcaaaGGTCATAAAATTTTAGATTTACATATAAACAcccaaaataaataattataacagTCAGAGAAGAATTATGACAGTCAGAGAAGAATAAACAACTGGATCATGCATATATTCAACAACAGAGGATTAGCACATTTCTCATGTAGTAAGAGTAGTAAGTAGTCATTAGCAATGGTTATATATTTTACATAATTAAAAATGAACAACTTAACAAATGTGAAAATTTTCTTTACCTATTGAAACTTGGCTTtttttctgctctgttttactatTCAACTCAAGATCATCCAAAAGTTTCATAAAAGTAGATTCTCCTTCAGATGTGTCCTGTTCTTCAAGACGGCTGTTCTCTTGTTCTATGGCATCAGGATTTATGTCATTAACAGAGCTTAGTTCAGTAGCTCCGCAATCACGGTGAGTTTCTTCAGTCTCCTCTTGCTCAACCACCTTACCCTCAAGATGTTTGGCGATCTTTTCTTCTTTCGAGTATCCACGGTATTCTTGGAAAGAAAATGGCTGGTTTTTCTCTTTAGGATGAAGACATCTGGCCTTATTTAACTGatccaaataaaaataatatttatccaAAACACTAATATCACAGTCTGAATATAAGAGTGGCTTATCATCCCAGCATATCTTTTGGCAATCATTACTTCTTTCTCTTAGTTTGGGGAATTCCTCTGAGCTGCTTTCTGAAACTTGTGAAGATTTGATGACTTGACTGAAAACATTCTTCTGCTTGTCAGTCACATCTCCTAGGAATACTTTGGATTTATGTTCCATATTGTCTTTACTAGACTGTGTTAATATACCTAATAAAACACAACCACACCCACTGCACCAAGTCATATCTGGATAACTGAGACGTGCACAGTCAGGGCAAACTTTAAAAGTGTGTTCTGGAGGGTTCACTAATGAATTCAGCAAAGGATTGCTACTTTGCATGGCTGGATCTTTCTTAGAGCATTTTAGCTCTATTTCTTTTTGAGCTCTCTTGTAGTTATTTCCTTTACCCATACTATTGTCAAAACTTGTGCTACTGAAGATACTGTCTGTTTGCTCTTCTCCAATCCATTTTCTCGCTTCAACAGTGGAATCTGAGAATTCCATATCCCTGAACCTTGATTCATTTCTctgatctgtctctctcttcagAGGTGTAAAATCTACCACCAGATCTTCCAATTCATCATTTTCAACCTCAGATTCACTAGAGAAGGGGATACATCTGTTTTCAGCCTCTCCCTTGATGCTATTTGCAATAACCTTGCCTTCGCTGCAGCCATGAGCCTTTAAGGACAAGTTGAAATCCTTGTGTTTATAATTTTCTTTGTTCTCTAATATGAGCTTTTCTCCCACAGACCATTTTCCATTGCTGTACATCTTCCTCATGGAGGCAATACTACCGCCTAGCACACCAGAActcaaatattttatatttttttctttaaatgaaaatatGCTGTGTGAAGATTTTTTGTGCTCCTTGATCTCAGCACCAGACCTATTAGTTCTCTTTGTCTTCACAATTCTGTCTGTGCATTCCTCATCTGAACTATCAACTAGGGGAGCCCAAAAATAAGTACTAGGATCTTCACGTGGAGCCTCTGCGGTTTTACTTGAATAATTGTCAGTTTTACACACAACTTGAGGTTGTGGCTGGACTCTATGTATCTCTGACCACATATCTTTCTCACCtatattttgaaaatttgatttttctttgctgttccAGGTTTCATCAGCAAGTGCAAGTCGGCCCAAAATACATGGGGAGATCTCAGGGTCCCTTCTTTCTCTCTTGATCCTAATTATTGTCTTTCTctgactattattattattagcctgAATGTTatagaaatatttgttttcaggGGCTAATGTTTTATCTCTTAAAGGATCAAGAGAAATGCACCTCTCTGTATGCTCTGAGTTAACTTCAGAGATTGAAGAAATGCTGGAACTCTTAAGAATATTAGCATGTGCATTGAGGTTAAAAGCATCTGTCGATTGTGACAAAGAACCATATGAGCTTCTGGTTTCTTTCTTCTCCCTATTTAGTGCTATTTCACTTTCATTGTCTTGAGGCAAAATAAGTCCTTGAGATAACTGTGAACATTTCAGCATATGAGCTGCTTGCTGAGATTTACTAAGGACCAATTGTGCCCAACTCATAACATGCTGGAGTTTTTGAGTCTCCGGAACAGTCAGATCCTCAAGTAGTCTATGATCTAATTCTGAAATACAAGTCTGGCTCATATATTTGCTATGTGTTTCTGGATTTCTGATAATTGTTTCTTGTTCTTTTCCTTCATGGTTTACTCCAGATGATCTCTGAATTAAAGGTTTCCTTCCATTTGTTGCATCATTAGGTTGCTGAGAGCCACTTAATGTGGAAATCTGATTTTCTTCTTTTGTGCTCACTGCAGAATGTAAAACTGCTCCTCTGGAAGCTGATGAACTTGGTTTATTATCAGTACCACAAGAGTAAATCCTTGTCCCTCCACACCTTCCATAGTAAGCTAAGCGCTTGGCCCGTAAGAGCTTGAGGTCGCGGGTGCGAGGTGTGTCTGTTTCATTAATGATTTCAGCATGGAGCCGTTCAGCTGCTTTTTCAGATAAATGCTCCATCTGCAAAAAACATATGTacacaaaaatgaaatttttcagcaaaagtAGAACTACAAATATAATTCTTACAGATGAACTGAGACCTTCCCTGAACATATTCAATGCATTATTACAGGACTGAAGCAACTAACTATAgacaaaaaaggtaaaaaatgcATATTAGTTTGGATTAAGTAATTAAAACAAGATGCAATTTTACTTTTCCATTCTGAGGCTAAAGACTTGATCCTGCATCGaatgatgtcaatggcaaaattcccattaacttacATGGGTCCAGAATCAGCTGTAGAAGCACTAGCTCCAGCTCAGCGAAGTACTTAGGCATGcatctaactttaagcatgtgagtagatccactaacttcaatggaatGGCTCATGAGTTTAAAATTAGGCACAATCTTAAGTATATTGCTGAGTCAGGGCCTGAGTTCAGACTTTTTAAAGCTGCGTGAGCTTATTGGCTTTAAGGCCAAACAGCTGCTTTAAGCACACAATTATCTTCTCAGGCAACAACATCAAAATACTCATCACATTACAAAGCTTCTGGATAGAGTTTAGGGGAAGGAATATGTGATGATAAATGgtacgtaagaacagccatactaggtcaaacaatggtccatctaacccagcatcctgtcttctgcaagtgggcaatgccaggtgccctagagagaatgaacagaacaggtaatcatcaagtgatccatcctgtcgcccattcccagcttctggcaaaccaaAACtaaggacacttcagagcatggtttcgCATCCCTaaccatcctggctagtagccattgatggacctatcctccatgaacttgtctagttcttttttgaaccctgttatagttttggcctttcaCCACATGCTCTGACAGAGTTCCATTgattgactgtatgttgtgtgaagaaatacttggttttgtttattttaaagctgctgcctattaatttcatttggcgacccctagttcttgtgttatgagaaggagtaactaacacttccttatttactttctccacaccagtcatgattttacagacctcaatcatatcctcccttagtcatctctttccaagctgaacagtcccagtcttactaatctctcctcatatggaagctgttccatacccctaatcctttttgttgcccttttctgaaccttttccatttctaatatcttttttcagatgaggcaaccagatctgcacgcagtattcaagatgtgggtgtatcatggatttacatagaggcaatatgatttttctattttattatttatccctttcctaatgatgccaaacattctgttcgcttttttgactgcccctgcacattgactggatgatttcagagaaccatccacattgcctccaagatctctttcttgagtggtaacagttaatttagactccatcattttgtatgtatagctggcattatgttttccaatgtgcattacttttcatttaacaacattgaatttcctctgtcattgttgcccagttacccagttttgtgacttccctttgtaactcttcgcagtctgctttggacttaaccatcttgagtagttttgtatcacctgcaaattttgccacctcactgtttctctttttctagattatttatgaatatgttgaacagcactggccccagtacagagccctgggggtcACCATTagttacctctcttcattctaaaaactgaccatttatacctatcctttgtttcctatattttaaccagttactgatccatgggaggaccttccctcctatcccataacagcttactttgtttaagagcctttggtgagggacctcgtcaaaggctttctgaaaatctaagtacactatatccactggatcatccttgtcccccaggcttgttgaccccctcaaagaatacTAGTAGATTGGTggaacatgatttccctttacaaaaatcattttGACTCTTCcgcaacaaatcgtgttcatctatgtgtctgatcattctgttctttcctataatttcaaccaatttgcctggtactgaagttaggcttaccaggctgtaattgccgggattgcCTCTGGGGccccttttaaaaattagcatcacattagctattctccagtcatctggtacagaagcggatttcaatgataggttacataccacagttagtagttctgcaatttcacatttgagttccttcagaactcttcggtaaataccatctggtcctggtgacttattgctgttgaatttatcaatttgttccaaaacctcctcttatgacacctcaatttgggacagttcctcagatttgtcacttaaagaAAATGGCTCAGAATTGggactctccctcacatcctcagccagggAGACCGATGCagagaatttgtttagtttctctgcaatggccttatcttccttgagtgctcttttagcagACTCGTTCAGCCAGGGGCCCtcctggttgtttagcaggcttcctgcttctggtgtacttaattttttttttttttttttttattggtgttactttttgagtctttggctagctgttcttcaaattcttttttggccttcctaattatattttacacttcacttgccagagtttatgcttctttctattttcctcattaggatttaacttccacttttttaaaggttttttttgcctcgaactgcttcttttactttgttgtttagccacggtgacactgttttggtcctcttactatgtttttttaatttgaggcATACATTTAAATAGAGCCTCTATTAGAGTGTCTttgaaaagtttccatgcagcttgcagagatttaacttttggcactgtatcttttaatttctggtGAAAATTAGGAGATTCATATTTAACAGAATAGCACAAATGATAAAATACAATATATAGTATTTTGATACCATAAGAAGTGTACAGGTTAGGGAGGTAAATACAGTTTAAAAAGTTAGCTGTTTAAACGGTTAACTGTTTAAGTGGCTGGGGCCCATCCCGCCGGAGTGGCTGGGTGGTGGCTGGGCCTGCTCTGGCTAGCCGGCACTGCTTCGGCTGGGCACTACAGCTGGACCCGCTCCGTCCAGGCGGTGCTGCTCCATCTGGGCACTGCGGCTGGGCCCGCTCCAGCTGGCACGAGGCCACGGGAGCCAGCTGGCCAGCCAGCCCAGGCGTTAACGGTTAAGGCAGTTAACCGGTAAGACTATGCTTACTGGTTAACCAGTTAGCATTTTACATCCCTAGTACAGGTGTAATGAACTGGACAATCATTCCACCTATACTACACCTCAGTTTCATTTGAAATACCAGTAATTATACTCAAGAAGGAAAGAATCCgacttgactttcagatccaGGTTTCTGCATTTGACAGATAAAAAAAATTGATCAAATTTCATATGAAGTAACTGAAAGACAAACATGGAACCCACAATGTCATTTCTGTAGAGTCACTTTCTGGATGACACAAAACAAAAGAGTAGTGAAGGTTTAActaatatcaaaacaaaacaagccatCCTTCTACTAGATGGTGATCAGGTTGGGTGTTACTGAAGCTATGTGGAGCCCCCAAAATActgggagtgaaatcctggcccaactaaagtgaatggtaaaactcccattgactttaatggggacaGCATTTCACCCAGAGGCCAAAGGCAGtcagttgttttgtttgtttttaaagccaaCTCCGGAAACTGCTGAAGAACTGCAAAAAATGCATACTATCTCAATCCACCAGGAGCATTATCTCAGGGCTCATAAGGGCTAATGGGGGAAGACAGATTGGGGCAGGGTGTGAATGGGAGTGAGGCACAGGACCACAGGAGGAGGAAGGCTCAGAGACATGTGGGgacagggggagaggggcagagttacatagggacaggggagtggctgggtgagcgCACAgaaacacatggggacagggagaCATAGGGACAGGGGAATAGCTGGTGAGGGCACAGACACATGGTGATGTGGGAAgagtgcagagctacatagggacaacagagtggctgggtgagggcacagaggTACATGGGAGCAGGCAGATGTGCCTgcctgaatgggagaggctagggccagccagggtctgcatggggtaagctccctaacaatccttccctgccctccccctaaAAAAACCTGTTTCATATATgacaggttcagtcacagagaccctcttgggactgtcacctgacatgctggaattacctctgagcccgttttccctgccagcttgggacttccagcagggccgcccagaggattcatggggcctggggcaaagcgggggagctgcggcccgggctggctttaggcactgcggggcccgattcgaagaagttgccgccgaagtcccgccgctgtcttcggcggcagctcaattgctgCCGCGGAGGAAGGACCCTCTGCCAAAATGCAGCCAAAGACAGCGGCAATGATTGAGCTGCCGACGATGACATTACCGgaacttcggcggcagctcaatcagctgccggtgccttcggcggcacttcagcagagGGACCTTCCTCCGTggcagcgattgagctgccactgaagacagtggcgggactttggcggcagctccttctggacgttgcggggccctcttaggggcgcagggcccgattctggccctggctgcagtgcttgtactcacccagcggtggtccaggtcttcggcggcgggggggcccTTCAgatgctccgcgtcttcggcagcactgaaggacccgccgccgaaatgtagttctgtattgtagtttaaatgaattattactcagcgttctgtattaatatgcctagtaaggaatctatttgtcaaaaaacctttcctgaatcttttttgttgtctgtatggttatagacatacttgctgacaggtattttgaactAAATgacccaaaataattgaaactgatgtgattatattgtgttattttgacaaataaaatatgcagaaatttaaaatattgtgtgcagaatttttaatttttttagcacagaattccaccaggagtaatCACTGTTCCAAAGTAAACTGCATACCACCAGATTAAACCCTTAAGAAAACAATGTGTTATCATATGAGTCTCTAAAACAGATCACAGTCTGCAATTGCCACCTAGAGGTATAAATAAATTATACTTGTGTTTTAATAGTACAGAATATTAGTTCATTTCAGTGACAATGCTGCAGATACAAGCTATGTCAAGTGGGGCAATTCAGCAGGGAAATAACTTGGTAAACAACatcggggggggggatgggagacaGAAAATTAGGAGGAGGCTAAGGGATGGTAAGACTGGCAACTGAAGGAGGAGAGGTGAGACAATGCAGCGAAAGGGTTTTTCTTGTTCCCAGTAGAGACAGGTGATATTTGAACATGGTTCGGCAAAACTAAAAGAAATGTTCATTGGTAATTTACAACGTGAGTAAAGATCACATTGGCTCTAACTTAATAAAGTAGGCAAAGCCTACTCTGCTTTGTCTGGCCTGGCCCAGAGTTCCCATTCACAGATAGCCTATTTTACCCCCATTTTGTCTCATCCCACAACAAGAAAACTATACAATAACTGCCCTCCTTTGGTTCAACAATATGACAGTTCTGGATGCAGAACAAGGGTTAAACATCCAAGTTTTCTAGGGATTTAGTTTTCTTTTGTTGATTTTACCAACATCTATCTCTAATCTCTCCTCTATACCATTTTCTTTAATGCAGACCagattaataattaaaaacaatactTTTCACTGCTACAGTACCTTCCCTTAAAGAACCTCAAAagactttacaaacattaccagTAAGATGGGTAAATATTATCCTAGTTGCCACagaggaagaaattgaagaacagagtgattaagtgacttgcccaaaggcaCACAGATATCTGGCACAGATAGGAATACAGCCCAGATCTCATCCACTTTTGCTAGAAAGCAACACAAATGAAGCAACATAAACCAAATAGTATTTCCAAATAGTTTCCAAATGATAAAAGGACAAATAATATTTACTAGATACACAGAAGTCCATTTCAACTGAACAAAATAGAACAAAGTCAGAAGAGATTTCTTCAACACATTAGCTCTCCAACACCTTTTGGTACATCCCTGTATACTCAATAACCTGGCCCTTTTAGTACTTAGTCTCTGACCTTTAAACCAGGCTTCCTCAATCTTC from Chrysemys picta bellii isolate R12L10 chromosome 6, ASM1138683v2, whole genome shotgun sequence harbors:
- the LOC101945119 gene encoding uncharacterized protein LOC101945119 isoform X3, yielding MQQKGRVHEVISPLRGDPYYKNNFESLCYKMEHLSEKAAERLHAEIINETDTPRTRDLKLLRAKRLAYYGRCGGTRIYSCGTDNKPSSSASRGAVLHSAVSTKEENQISTLSGSQQPNDATNGRKPLIQRSSGVNHEGKEQETIIRNPETHSKYMSQTCISELDHRLLEDLTVPETQKLQHVMSWAQLVLSKSQQAAHMLKCSQLSQGLILPQDNESEIALNREKKETRSSYGSLSQSTDAFNLNAHANILKSSSISSISEVNSEHTERCISLDPLRDKTLAPENKYFYNIQANNNNSQRKTIIRIKRERRDPEISPCILGRLALADETWNSKEKSNFQNIGEKDMWSEIHRVQPQPQVVCKTDNYSSKTAEAPREDPSTYFWAPLVDSSDEECTDRIVKTKRTNRSGAEIKEHKKSSHSIFSFKEKNIKYLSSGVLGGSIASMRKMYSNGKWSVGEKLILENKENYKHKDFNLSLKAHGCSEGKVIANSIKGEAENRCIPFSSESEVENDELEDLVVDFTPLKRETDQRNESRFRDMEFSDSTVEARKWIGEEQTDSIFSSTSFDNSMGKGNNYKRAQKEIELKCSKKDPAMQSSNPLLNSLVNPPEHTFKVCPDCARLSYPDMTWCSGCGCVLLGILTQSSKDNMEHKSKVFLGDVTDKQKNVFSQVIKSSQVSESSSEEFPKLRERSNDCQKICWDDKPLLYSDCDISVLDKYYFYLDQLNKARCLHPKEKNQPFSFQEYRGYSKEEKIAKHLEGKVVEQEETEETHRDCGATELSSVNDINPDAIEQENSRLEEQDTSEGESTFMKLLDDLELNSKTEQKKSQVSIDRKLSETKSIRTKLTGFKRYWEKSSIAWSSYTHGELKPRSQCVQRPVSAEVGKKMVYISQNIQPSGSVNSRQMKAHPLPKPTISAKAQQKPPNYQATSVAFVKTANACTDSKQPCKSPFQGFEETVNWDNKRESDLSVWLLLPDELWLCIFSLFSHKELSQVAQVCHRFHQLARDESFWRHIQILDCHCLSDEWLIHLGLHHPQCFTLYHCHDETQSITHKGLMKFFQHCRDSLKELSITSCSGPRLRGDTILLHASTFCSQLTSVDISWTGATDLGVIALAEASLSLQGLSANGCQLTDDAINALVEKHGKSLSKLEIFGCHALTTKCLGSMARECPNLRTLNIGRVPKVTDVCLVKIVNCLKKLTTLNITGLNVVRDRVVHFIVTQCPKLEYLVLSSCSHVTDISLVEISTYLQTIRYLDVSGCKRVTDVGIQALAGSCLQLYYLDLSSTGTSKRGLKLLHLYGCRITPDLESIKEINKTVQVYHDLCFPPANI
- the LOC101945119 gene encoding uncharacterized protein LOC101945119 isoform X1 translates to MQQKGRVHEVISPLRGDPYYKNNFESLCYKMEHLSEKAAERLHAEIINETDTPRTRDLKLLRAKRLAYYGRCGGTRIYSCGTDNKPSSSASRGAVLHSAVSTKEENQISTLSGSQQPNDATNGRKPLIQRSSGVNHEGKEQETIIRNPETHSKYMSQTCISELDHRLLEDLTVPETQKLQHVMSWAQLVLSKSQQAAHMLKCSQLSQGLILPQDNESEIALNREKKETRSSYGSLSQSTDAFNLNAHANILKSSSISSISEVNSEHTERCISLDPLRDKTLAPENKYFYNIQANNNNSQRKTIIRIKRERRDPEISPCILGRLALADETWNSKEKSNFQNIGEKDMWSEIHRVQPQPQVVCKTDNYSSKTAEAPREDPSTYFWAPLVDSSDEECTDRIVKTKRTNRSGAEIKEHKKSSHSIFSFKEKNIKYLSSGVLGGSIASMRKMYSNGKWSVGEKLILENKENYKHKDFNLSLKAHGCSEGKVIANSIKGEAENRCIPFSSESEVENDELEDLVVDFTPLKRETDQRNESRFRDMEFSDSTVEARKWIGEEQTDSIFSSTSFDNSMGKGNNYKRAQKEIELKCSKKDPAMQSSNPLLNSLVNPPEHTFKVCPDCARLSYPDMTWCSGCGCVLLGILTQSSKDNMEHKSKVFLGDVTDKQKNVFSQVIKSSQVSESSSEEFPKLRERSNDCQKICWDDKPLLYSDCDISVLDKYYFYLDQLNKARCLHPKEKNQPFSFQEYRGYSKEEKIAKHLEGKVVEQEETEETHRDCGATELSSVNDINPDAIEQENSRLEEQDTSEGESTFMKLLDDLELNSKTEQKKSQVSIDRKLSETKSIRTKLTGFKRYWEKSSIAWSSYTHGELKPRSQCVQRPVSAEVGKKMVYISQNIQPSGSVNSRQMKAHPLPKPTISAKAQQKPPNYQATSVAFVKTANACTDSKQPCKSPFQGFEETVNWDNKRESDLSVWLLLPDELWLCIFSLFSHKELSQVAQVCHRFHQLARDESFWRHIQILDCHCLSDEWLIHLGLHHPQCFTLYHCHDETQSITHKGLMKFFQHCRDSLKELSITSCSGPRLRGDTILLHASTFCSQLTSVDISWTGATDLGVIALAEASLSLQGLSANGCQLTDDAINALVEKHGKSLSKLEIFGCHALTTKCLGSMARECPNLRTLNIGRVPKVTDVCLVKIVNCLKKLTTLNITGLNVVRDRVVHFIVTQCPKLEYLVLSSCSHVTDISLVEISTYLQTIRYLDVSGCKRVTDVGIQALAGSCLQLYYLDLSSTGTSKRGVCFLASFCHISLECVKLSFCKDITLEAVKKLCKNCKRLKLLHLYGCRITPDLESIKEINKTVQVYHDLCFPPANI